Proteins encoded within one genomic window of Amycolatopsis sp. 2-15:
- a CDS encoding M24 family metallopeptidase, protein MGELIEDEAQRAARLLDAQAKAVELFEAVERRGLLAPGVRETQASDAVRDLAAELFGVDRYWHKRIVRAGENTLRPYRENPPDRVIAEDDIVFVDFGPIFEEFEADFGRTFVLGDDPVKLRLRDSLPVVWQAGREYFEAHPDVTGAELYEHVTKLAAEAGWEFGGAHSGHLVGQFPHETIDGERIESYIAPGSDRPMRRPDRNGQTSHWILEVHLVDRERRIGGFFEELLDLGHERSGGGSD, encoded by the coding sequence ATGGGTGAGCTGATCGAGGACGAGGCACAGCGCGCGGCGCGGTTGCTGGACGCGCAGGCCAAGGCCGTCGAGCTGTTCGAAGCGGTCGAGCGGCGCGGGCTGCTCGCGCCCGGCGTGCGCGAGACCCAGGCGAGTGACGCGGTGCGCGACCTCGCGGCGGAGCTGTTCGGGGTGGATCGCTACTGGCACAAGCGGATCGTGCGCGCGGGCGAGAACACGCTGCGGCCGTACCGGGAGAACCCGCCGGACCGCGTCATCGCCGAGGACGACATCGTGTTCGTCGACTTCGGGCCGATCTTCGAGGAGTTCGAGGCCGACTTCGGGCGGACGTTCGTGCTCGGCGACGACCCTGTGAAGCTGCGGCTGCGCGACAGCCTGCCCGTGGTGTGGCAGGCCGGGCGCGAGTACTTCGAGGCGCACCCGGACGTGACCGGCGCCGAGCTGTACGAGCACGTCACCAAGCTCGCCGCCGAGGCCGGCTGGGAGTTCGGCGGCGCGCACTCCGGGCACCTCGTGGGCCAGTTCCCGCACGAGACGATCGACGGCGAGCGGATCGAGTCCTACATCGCGCCGGGCAGCGACCGGCCGATGCGCCGGCCGGACCGCAACGGGCAGACTTCGCACTGGATCCTCGAGGTCCACCTCGTCGACCGCGAACGGCGGATCGGGGGGTTCTTCGAGGAGCTGCTCGACCTCGGCCACGAGCGGTCCGGCGGCGGCTCGGACTAG
- a CDS encoding S1C family serine protease, with protein MSEQEPGSTGGQTGGWSYGHGDQTQPGAYGQYSQPGAAGQQGTPGQQGTPGQQGTPGQQGHYGPYAGYNQGWAPQGAWGQHPGTQQFPQTPYHRPPRPMRSAAIAVGAIGLSVVLGLGIGHFVWTPGSDSAGGNQNFGSVAPPGGTSSTSIDPNGIATKVDPGLVDVNTELGYQSAAAAGTGIVLTSDGEILTNNHVVEGATSIKVTDIGDGKTYTASVLGYDRSHDIAVIKLNGASGLKTATLGNSSAVAVGDAVVGIGNAGGAGGTPAVAAGKVTALNQSITASDESASSSEQLTGLIQVDADIQSGDSGGPLVNADGQVIGVDTAASQGFQFNGGQGQGGLGRGRGGLGQGQGGLGQGGLGQGQGGLGGLGGLGQGDGGLGQGDGGLGQGDGGLGQGDGQQGASGGHQGFAVPINQAIDLAHQIIGGKSSDSVHIGQSAFLGVSVSDAGQAQQSPGGLGQGQGQSPGGQGQSQGSSTGAQIQDVVAGGPAASAGLSGGDVITAVDGKPVDSATALTTLMDTHHPGDKLTVTVVDQTGQQHDVTVTPVNGPVG; from the coding sequence ATGAGCGAACAGGAGCCGGGGTCGACCGGTGGGCAGACCGGCGGCTGGTCGTACGGACACGGTGACCAGACCCAGCCGGGCGCGTACGGGCAGTACAGCCAGCCGGGCGCGGCGGGTCAGCAGGGGACGCCGGGTCAGCAGGGGACGCCGGGGCAGCAGGGCACGCCGGGACAGCAGGGGCACTACGGCCCCTATGCCGGCTACAACCAGGGCTGGGCGCCGCAGGGCGCGTGGGGCCAGCACCCGGGTACCCAGCAGTTCCCGCAGACGCCGTACCACCGGCCGCCGCGGCCGATGCGCAGCGCGGCGATCGCCGTCGGCGCGATCGGGCTTTCGGTGGTGCTCGGCCTGGGCATCGGGCACTTCGTGTGGACGCCCGGCTCGGATTCCGCCGGGGGCAACCAGAACTTCGGGTCCGTGGCGCCTCCCGGGGGCACGTCGAGCACGTCGATCGATCCCAACGGGATCGCGACGAAGGTCGACCCGGGGCTGGTCGACGTGAACACCGAGCTGGGTTACCAGAGCGCCGCCGCGGCGGGCACCGGCATCGTGCTGACCTCCGACGGCGAGATCCTCACCAACAACCACGTCGTCGAAGGCGCCACCAGCATCAAGGTGACCGACATCGGCGACGGCAAGACCTACACCGCCTCCGTGCTCGGCTACGACCGCAGCCACGACATCGCGGTGATCAAGCTCAACGGCGCCTCCGGCCTGAAAACCGCGACGCTCGGCAACTCGTCCGCGGTCGCGGTCGGCGACGCCGTGGTCGGGATCGGCAACGCGGGCGGCGCCGGCGGCACCCCGGCCGTGGCGGCCGGCAAGGTGACGGCGCTCAACCAGTCGATCACCGCGTCGGACGAGTCCGCCAGCTCGTCGGAGCAGCTCACCGGCCTGATCCAGGTCGACGCCGACATCCAGTCCGGCGACTCCGGCGGCCCGCTGGTCAACGCCGACGGCCAGGTGATCGGCGTCGACACCGCAGCGTCGCAGGGCTTCCAGTTCAACGGCGGCCAGGGCCAGGGCGGTCTCGGCCGCGGACGCGGCGGGCTCGGGCAGGGCCAGGGCGGCCTCGGGCAAGGCGGGCTCGGTCAGGGCCAAGGCGGTCTGGGTGGTCTCGGCGGCCTCGGCCAGGGCGACGGCGGTCTGGGCCAGGGCGACGGCGGCCTCGGCCAAGGCGACGGCGGCCTCGGCCAAGGCGACGGCCAGCAGGGCGCCTCGGGCGGCCACCAGGGCTTCGCGGTCCCGATCAACCAGGCCATCGACCTCGCCCACCAGATCATCGGCGGCAAGTCGTCCGACTCCGTCCACATCGGACAAAGCGCATTCCTCGGCGTCTCGGTGAGCGACGCCGGCCAGGCGCAGCAGTCCCCGGGCGGACTCGGCCAAGGCCAAGGCCAGTCCCCGGGCGGCCAGGGCCAGTCCCAGGGCAGCTCCACCGGCGCACAGATCCAGGACGTCGTCGCGGGCGGCCCCGCCGCCTCGGCCGGCCTCAGCGGCGGCGACGTCATCACCGCGGTCGACGGCAAGCCCGTCGACTCGGCGACCGCCCTCACGACCCTCATGGACACCCACCACCCGGGCGACAAGCTCACCGTCACCGTGGTGGACCAGACCGGCCAGCAGCACGACGTCACCGTGACCCCGGTCAACGGCCCCGTCGGCTGA
- a CDS encoding AMP-binding protein encodes MSTLSYEPLTPTAYLDRAAAAHGDRIAVVDGEERWTYAELHERCRRLAGALAPLADGRPVAVLAPNTHVLLEANFGVPWAGVPLVAVNTRLAAREVAYILEHAKAAVLVHDPVFDELVEDAVALLSEAAPRRIRAGEEYERLLAAAEPLAITPEDERSVLSINYTSGTTGRPKGVLYSHRGAYLQALAMVGHTGLSPSAVHLWTLPMFHCNGWCFPWAVTAAAATHVCLPKVEPARVWQLIREQGVTHLNGAPTVLSMLAYAPEAAPVETTVRVATGGAPPSPAILRRMSELGFDVTHLYGLTETYGPAMICDWRPEWNALDEQEQARLKARQGVGNMISCTARVIADDGTDVPADGATVGQIALRGNNVMLGYLDDPEATHAAVPDGWFRTGDLGVVHPDGYVELRDRSKDVIISGGENIASVEVEQAIAEHPAVLEVAVVAVPDDRWGEVPAAYVTLRDGESATETEIVEFVRERLARFKAPKSVTFGDLPKTSTGKIQKYVLREKAWAGVERRIQ; translated from the coding sequence ATCAGCACCCTGTCGTACGAGCCGCTCACCCCGACCGCCTACCTCGACCGTGCGGCGGCCGCGCACGGTGACCGGATCGCCGTGGTCGACGGTGAGGAACGCTGGACCTACGCCGAGCTGCACGAGCGGTGCCGACGGCTCGCCGGGGCACTGGCGCCGCTCGCGGACGGGCGGCCGGTGGCGGTGCTGGCGCCCAACACCCACGTGCTGCTGGAGGCCAACTTCGGCGTGCCGTGGGCGGGCGTGCCGCTCGTCGCGGTGAACACGCGCCTCGCGGCGCGCGAGGTGGCCTACATCCTGGAGCACGCGAAAGCGGCGGTGCTGGTGCACGACCCGGTGTTCGACGAGCTGGTGGAAGACGCCGTCGCGTTGCTGTCCGAAGCCGCGCCGCGCCGGATCCGCGCGGGCGAGGAGTACGAGCGGCTGCTCGCGGCCGCCGAGCCGCTGGCGATCACTCCTGAAGACGAGCGGTCCGTGCTGTCGATCAACTACACCTCCGGCACCACCGGCCGGCCAAAAGGTGTGCTGTACAGCCATCGCGGCGCGTACCTGCAGGCGCTCGCGATGGTCGGGCACACCGGCCTCTCGCCCTCGGCCGTGCACCTGTGGACGCTGCCGATGTTCCACTGCAACGGCTGGTGCTTCCCGTGGGCGGTCACCGCGGCCGCGGCCACGCACGTGTGCCTGCCGAAGGTCGAGCCCGCCCGGGTGTGGCAGCTGATCCGCGAGCAGGGCGTGACGCACCTCAACGGTGCCCCGACGGTGCTGTCGATGCTCGCCTACGCCCCGGAAGCGGCGCCGGTCGAGACGACGGTGCGCGTCGCCACCGGGGGAGCGCCGCCGTCGCCGGCGATCCTGCGCCGCATGAGCGAGCTCGGTTTCGACGTGACGCACCTCTACGGCCTGACCGAGACCTACGGCCCGGCGATGATCTGCGACTGGCGTCCCGAGTGGAACGCGCTCGACGAGCAGGAACAGGCGCGGCTCAAGGCCCGCCAGGGCGTGGGCAACATGATCTCCTGCACCGCCCGTGTGATCGCCGACGACGGCACCGACGTGCCCGCCGACGGCGCCACCGTCGGCCAGATCGCCTTGCGCGGCAACAACGTCATGCTCGGCTACCTCGACGATCCCGAAGCGACGCACGCCGCCGTGCCCGACGGCTGGTTCCGCACCGGCGACCTCGGCGTGGTGCACCCGGACGGCTACGTCGAACTGCGCGACCGCAGCAAGGACGTGATCATCTCCGGCGGCGAGAACATCGCGTCGGTGGAGGTGGAGCAGGCGATCGCCGAGCACCCGGCCGTGCTGGAGGTGGCGGTGGTCGCCGTGCCGGACGACCGCTGGGGTGAGGTGCCCGCCGCGTACGTGACCTTGCGCGACGGCGAAAGCGCCACGGAGACGGAGATCGTCGAGTTCGTGCGCGAGCGGCTCGCGCGGTTCAAGGCGCCGAAGTCCGTGACGTTCGGGGACCTGCCGAAGACGTCGACCGGGAAGATCCAGAAGTACGTGCTGCGCGAGAAGGCCTGGGCCGGCGTGGAGCGGCGCATCCAGTGA
- a CDS encoding methyltransferase domain-containing protein has product MPEDPAEAMAARVFDAAVATSDIIAIALGDRLGYYRSLAGGGRTPAQLAQTTGTDERCAREWLEQQAVSGFLEVAGTETERHYRFAPGAETVLADQDALAYLSPLARQLVSAAGHVPEVAEAFRTGHGFPWAGYGTDMRESQAALNRPGFLHLLAPHWLPAMPDVLARLADGPSRVADIGCGGGWAAIALARAFPQTHVDAYDLDQLSVELARTNVAEAGLADRITVHRQDIGTVEAEPYDLVMAFECLHDLPYPVRALAAMRGLGGPVLVADMKVADEFTAPGDAVERLMYGFSVAICLPDSMSSPSSAATGTAIRRSTVEAYAREAGFDRVETLPIDHDMWRFYRLG; this is encoded by the coding sequence ATGCCCGAAGACCCCGCCGAAGCCATGGCCGCGCGCGTGTTCGACGCCGCCGTCGCGACTTCCGACATCATCGCCATCGCGCTCGGCGACCGCCTCGGCTACTACCGCTCCCTCGCCGGCGGTGGCCGCACGCCCGCCCAGCTCGCGCAGACGACCGGAACCGACGAGCGGTGCGCCCGCGAATGGCTCGAACAGCAGGCGGTGTCGGGGTTCCTGGAGGTCGCCGGCACCGAAACCGAACGGCACTACCGCTTCGCGCCCGGCGCCGAGACGGTGCTCGCCGACCAGGACGCGCTCGCCTACCTCAGCCCGCTCGCGCGCCAGCTCGTGAGCGCCGCCGGGCACGTGCCCGAGGTCGCGGAGGCGTTCCGCACCGGCCACGGCTTCCCGTGGGCCGGCTATGGCACCGACATGCGCGAATCCCAGGCGGCGCTCAACCGTCCGGGTTTCCTGCACCTGCTGGCGCCCCACTGGCTGCCCGCGATGCCCGACGTGCTCGCGCGCCTGGCCGACGGGCCGTCGCGCGTCGCCGACATCGGCTGCGGTGGCGGCTGGGCCGCGATCGCCCTGGCCCGCGCGTTTCCCCAGACCCACGTCGACGCGTACGACCTCGACCAATTGTCGGTGGAGCTCGCCCGGACCAACGTCGCCGAAGCCGGCCTCGCCGACCGGATCACCGTGCACCGCCAGGACATCGGCACGGTCGAGGCCGAGCCGTACGACCTCGTGATGGCCTTCGAATGCCTCCACGACCTGCCCTACCCCGTCCGCGCGCTCGCGGCGATGCGCGGCCTCGGCGGGCCGGTGCTCGTGGCCGACATGAAGGTCGCCGACGAGTTCACCGCGCCCGGCGACGCCGTCGAGCGGCTGATGTACGGCTTCAGTGTGGCGATCTGCCTGCCCGACAGCATGAGCAGCCCGAGTTCGGCGGCCACCGGCACCGCGATCCGCCGCTCGACCGTCGAGGCTTACGCCCGAGAGGCCGGGTTCGACCGCGTCGAGACCCTGCCGATCGACCACGACATGTGGCGCTTCTACCGGCTGGGCTGA